One Chloroflexota bacterium genomic region harbors:
- the arsM gene encoding arsenite methyltransferase — MTNQIHEIVRDHYAKAALEVLDDDAQAACCGAECCGGVTAGVAFYSTLERDELPEAAVLASLGCGNPIAVADLNPGERVLDLGSGGGIDVLLSAKRVGPTGRAFGLDMTDEMLALAQRNSAEAGATNVEFLKGHIEAIPLPAASIDVVISNCVVNLAADKPAVFREVARVLRPGGRIGITDIVADDSLTPDERAERGSYAGCIAGALSVSEFADGLREVGLTDVSVTPTHDAAPGMYSAIIRAVKPATQAPA; from the coding sequence ATGACCAACCAGATCCACGAGATCGTGCGCGACCATTACGCCAAGGCCGCCCTCGAGGTCCTCGACGACGATGCCCAGGCGGCCTGTTGCGGCGCCGAATGCTGCGGCGGCGTGACCGCCGGGGTCGCCTTCTACTCGACCCTCGAGCGTGACGAGCTGCCGGAAGCGGCCGTGCTCGCATCCCTCGGCTGCGGAAACCCCATCGCAGTCGCCGACCTCAACCCCGGGGAGCGGGTCCTGGACCTGGGCTCGGGCGGCGGGATCGACGTCCTGCTGTCGGCCAAGCGGGTCGGCCCCACCGGTCGGGCGTTCGGCCTGGACATGACCGATGAGATGCTGGCCCTCGCCCAGCGCAACTCGGCCGAGGCGGGCGCCACCAACGTCGAGTTCCTGAAGGGCCACATCGAGGCCATCCCGCTGCCGGCGGCCTCGATCGACGTCGTGATCAGCAACTGCGTCGTCAACCTGGCGGCCGACAAGCCCGCCGTCTTCCGGGAAGTCGCCCGCGTCCTGCGCCCCGGCGGCCGGATCGGCATCACCGACATCGTGGCCGATGACTCCCTCACGCCCGACGAGCGCGCGGAACGCGGCTCCTACGCCGGCTGCATCGCGGGCGCGCTATCGGTCTCGGAGTTCGCGGATGGGCTCCGCGAGGTCGGCCTTACCGATGTCTCGGTCACCCCCACCCACGACGCGGCGCCTGGCATGTACTCGGCCATCATCCGCGCGGTCAAGCCGGCCACCCAAGCGCCGGCGTAG
- a CDS encoding metalloregulator ArsR/SmtB family transcription factor yields the protein MKATDPDVELLQAIADPVRLSILRQLASSPGSVCACDFTDCCPVSQPTVSHHLKVLREAGVVTTERRGTYIYYELAPDFAHRWAGIGTSLAGLVPLA from the coding sequence GTGAAAGCCACCGATCCCGACGTCGAGCTCCTCCAGGCAATCGCCGACCCTGTGCGGCTGTCGATCCTCCGCCAACTCGCCTCCTCGCCCGGTTCGGTGTGCGCGTGCGACTTCACCGACTGCTGCCCCGTCAGCCAGCCGACCGTGAGTCACCACCTGAAGGTGCTCCGCGAGGCGGGCGTCGTCACGACCGAACGGCGCGGCACCTACATCTACTACGAGCTCGCGCCCGATTTCGCCCACCGCTGGGCGGGGATCGGCACCTCCCTAGCAGGCCTCGTCCCGCTCGCGTAG
- a CDS encoding diaminopimelate decarboxylase gives MRDAAARWGTPLYVTDLDAAAAHLAEYQAAFPGALIAYALKANPDPRLLARFVAAGAGCEVVTAIELALAQRAGCSPERIVMNGVGKTDTDHAAARDAGALLNAESLEELDALLALDAPRIGLRLNPGLAPDTHALLATGAADSKFGIAWSDLDDALDRCRSAGRKLESVGAHVGSAIDDVGTYSSLAERLAQAAGRAGAERVNLGGGAGIALSVPALAEAVRPHLPDPTRLILEPGRSLVADAGWLVTRVVRVQPRPEAGLTYLVADAGMAELIRPVLYGADHPVSLLEPGKPLPAIETGPATVHLAGPVCEAGDTLARDIGRWLSPGDLRHAGTGALIGIGQVGAYGAAMASVYNGRPRPAEAVLDHGELSLSRRRETLDDMLARDL, from the coding sequence TTGCGGGACGCGGCGGCCCGCTGGGGCACGCCGCTGTACGTCACCGATCTTGACGCCGCGGCGGCCCATCTCGCCGAATACCAGGCCGCATTTCCCGGCGCCCTGATCGCGTATGCCTTGAAGGCCAACCCCGACCCGCGGCTGCTTGCGCGTTTCGTGGCCGCGGGTGCCGGGTGCGAGGTCGTGACGGCTATAGAGCTCGCGCTGGCCCAGCGGGCGGGCTGCTCACCGGAGCGCATCGTCATGAACGGAGTCGGCAAGACCGATACCGATCACGCCGCGGCCCGCGACGCCGGCGCGCTCCTGAACGCGGAGTCGCTCGAGGAGCTGGACGCTCTGCTGGCGCTCGACGCCCCGCGGATCGGCCTGCGCCTCAATCCGGGCCTCGCGCCGGACACGCACGCTCTTCTGGCCACCGGCGCGGCGGACAGCAAGTTCGGCATCGCCTGGTCCGATCTTGATGACGCCCTGGACCGATGCCGCTCGGCCGGCCGCAAGCTCGAAAGCGTGGGCGCGCACGTCGGGTCGGCGATCGATGACGTCGGCACCTACTCCTCCCTCGCGGAGCGCCTGGCCCAGGCGGCCGGCCGCGCGGGCGCGGAACGCGTCAACCTGGGTGGGGGAGCGGGAATCGCGTTGTCCGTACCCGCCCTGGCCGAGGCGGTGCGCCCCCATCTGCCCGACCCCACGCGCCTCATCCTGGAGCCGGGACGTAGCCTGGTGGCGGACGCGGGGTGGCTCGTGACCCGGGTGGTCCGCGTCCAGCCCCGGCCCGAGGCTGGGCTCACCTACCTGGTAGCCGATGCCGGCATGGCCGAGCTGATCCGCCCGGTCCTGTACGGCGCGGACCACCCGGTGAGTCTCCTCGAGCCGGGGAAGCCGCTACCTGCCATCGAGACGGGGCCGGCAACCGTGCACCTGGCCGGGCCGGTGTGCGAGGCCGGGGACACCCTTGCCCGTGACATCGGCCGCTGGTTATCCCCGGGGGATCTGCGGCACGCCGGAACGGGTGCGCTCATCGGCATCGGTCAGGTCGGCGCCTACGGCGCCGCCATGGCATCGGTCTACAACGGGCGACCGCGTCCCGCGGAGGCGGTGCTCGACCACGGGGAGCTGTCGCTCAGCCGCCGGCGGGAGACCCTCGACGACATGCTCGCCCGCGACCTCTAG